GAAACATGAATGCATGATGATATGTAAAATACCTCTACTAACTGCAACCAACGACCTCGATGTCCCTGTTGAGGATTGCTACACTTCAACTTCCATCGTGATTTCCGTTTGTTCATCGTTTTCACCTTGTTCCAGCATCCCTAGTCTGACACCCTGTTCGCTCTGCTCGAATTCCACCCTACTAGTGTCTGTTGATTCCAGTGGTGTGGCTACCTGATCTTCAGATTGAACGTCTTGTTGCTTTGCCGATGTAGGCTCGACACGTCGTTGCTGGTCGTCGACCGCTGCTACGCCAGGACTCGAATCTTCCCCACCCACATTCTCCTGCACCCAAGCATACCCCTTGGGGGCCTTTCTCCCGTTGGCCGGTCCACTGACTGCTTCTGGTTGTGGGAGCGGCGGCGGTTGCCGAGGAGTTTCATCATCccgatcatcatcatcatcatcatcatcatcctccacaaCCTCGCGGGCTGCACCGCTCACCCTTGTGCTGCGTCTTTCACCAGGGATGACAGGGCGTCCGCGCGAATCTAAAGCAGAGTATGACTCGTCGTCTCTACCGGACTGACGGGAAGGGCGAGATGATCTGCGGGTAGGCAATGGTTCCTCATCCTGGAGAACAGAGTTAATTCTCAGTACTACATGAAGAGAGAAACGGACGtacctcatcttcatttccatAGATGTAATCAACCTTGCGGACAGGCCTTCTTGTTCGCGTCGAGCGCATTTCCGCCGCTTGTTGTAATTGCACGGCCTGGGCAATCTTCCGTTTGGCCCTTTGAACCCTCTGCACTCTTGTTCATCAGTCTGATCTTTCCATAAACGATCGAAAGCGAACGcaccgcttcttccttttctatTCTCTCTATCCTATCCTTCAGAATCTCCGCCAatttcttttcatcctgGACGCCTTTGATAAACCTTCTATGCTGGCTGGTcgctttttccttctttgttCCTTCCTGAGACTGTCCGCCATACTCTTCGACCTCTGCAATGTAGGCAAAATAATCATCTCTGGTGTGAGTAAACGATTCCATGGGGCAAGGTCGCTTGAAGGGATTGCCGGAACGGTATAATCGCCACGAATCTGACGGCTATATATGAGTAACAAATCGAGCATAATGACAAGGAGGACGGACCATCAAGTGCCCATATCCGTTGGCGATTCCTATTTTGACCCAAAGGTTCTATGCTGATGGAAGGGGCTTCGTCCTGCAGAGGCTTCTTGGAGGCCGTTCCTTTCTTCGATTTGGCCTCTGGGCCTTTCTTTGCATTATTGATAATAGTGCGGATATGTTCCGAGTGTGTTACTGCTCCTGCTGTTAGCGAACACGTACTTGCTATGCAAGCGCGAAGAAGACCGACGCTGCCAATCGACTAGCTGTCTCAGTAACCTAGCTCTCTCAGCCCAGTCGAGTTCAAACAGACCtccacccttctcttccatcctcttcaacggATTCCGCCGCGCCCTGTCGGCCGGCGGCTCGCCTTGATACCTCAAGCGACCTAGCTCTGCGCGATCAGGGTCGTCGGTGCAGCACGAACCGCGGTTCTCCTCGTTGATGGGCCACGACGGATCCCACACGGTCCACTCGGACGTGGTGGCGAGCTGGTCAGAGATGTAGTTGGACAGGTAGGACTGGACGTTTTCGGCACTGCATGGCTGTGAGCGGGGCGGACAGAAGGCTGGCGGGCGGGACGTACTTGAGGTTCCTGAGGGCTGGGCGGaggttggagaggaagcaTATGAGCGTGCTCTCGAGGAGGTCGTCTGGGCGGGTGGCGACTGGCTGGCGGAGGGAGAGCTCGAGGCTGCTGCGGGTGAGCTGGGGCGGACATGGGCTGGGGGGGACATACTCTTGCTGGGACTCGAGGCGGGGGATGCGGTGCCTGAGGTTGAAGGCGGTGATGAAGGCCCAGACGTAGGCGACCTGCCAGCTGGGGCGTGAGCTGGGCCGTGTGTGGGGGACTTACTCGTCCTGCGGGGCGTCTGCCGGCGGCTGCGACATGGCGGGCTGGGCAGTAATAACACGGAGCATAGACAATAACAACACCCAGCGAGATAATCGATTGATGCCGGCAGCGGCCATGCCCGCCCGCCACGTGGGATAACTCCGAAACGCCGCCCGGGCAGCCTCGCGCTGCGCCAATGGCAGGCAGGGCAATGAATGCTCCTCGGACAACATTACTCGCAACCACCACCCATAGCGCCATCCACAATGCCCTCAATCGCCAAAATGGTATTCGGCAACGGCCCTCTCGGCCCGTCGTACGTCCGCCGCCCGCTCACACCCACCTCGCATGCGCGCTGACCAGTCTTCCAGCTTTGCCCCCTGGATCCGTCAGTACCCCGGCGTGCAAAAGTACTGGGCACGATGGTCAGAGCTCTACAGGCACGCAGCCGGCTACCGACAGAAGGGCTACCTCCTCGACGACTTGGTGATAGAAGAGAACAAGGCCGTGCAGAAGGTGAGCAGAGATCTCTGGTGTTGCAGGTGGATCGCGCAGGAGCATGAGTGAAGCAGACGGATGCCGGAGGGTTTGCAGATCGCTGCAAGAGTCAGACGccggagaggaagaagcggcagcagcagttgcAGCAGACGCCAAAGGATAGAATCGAGCAACTCTGCCTGTTTGGCGTTGGCCTGCCGTCTCTACCCTTACGCGGCCAATCCGAATACACCGCCAGGGATATCCGTGGGAACAGTAaacaaagaaggaacagTTCAAGCAAAAAAAGCTTGTCTTGGAGAAAGACAGAGAgtgagagagaaagagcaTCAGCTGACTTGGTTGACAGGCGCTCTCCCGTCTTCCCGAGCGAGTCGCTTACGACCGAGTCTGGCGACACCGACAGGGCATTATGATGTCCATGCACCACACCGACCTTCCCAGGAACAAGTGGACCCCCCCCGAAAAGGTATTTAACTCGACCCCCACCATTTATCTAGCACACCGCTGATCAAAATGATAGGACGAACAATACCTTACCCCTTACATCAACCAGGTGCTTGCGGAGGAACAGGAACGAGCCGACTGGGATCACTCTGTCGTCGAGAGgatcaagaagaggcaggCTGGCAGGCAGAACCCTTTTGAGCGCGTCTAACTTGGGACGTGTTATTTgggtggggaaggaggaggcgtGTGCGGCAGTTGAGAGTGTAGACTGTCGTCGGGCTATAAGATGCATTGCATACCGCACCAAGTAGAACTGGCTACAGATCATCTCTCTTCACGATCGTTATGAGCATCATGCAGTGCTCTAGATTCATCGTTATTTTCGTCATGCGCATCAAACTCCACGCCTGTTTGGTTCACAGGAGGGTTGGCGCCATAGATGATACGCTGGGCAAAGACAGCTGAATATATTCTACTTTTAGCTTCTTTTTTCGCTTTCAACTGGCTCAAACGCGCGTAGCTCACCAGAATCCCAGCAGACCAGCATGATGGCGGTAACCTTGAACTGGATGGGTGAACCTCTCATGAAAAAGTAAACCGTCCTGCGCACATCGTTGTTAGGCCCTCTTCGGTAAAAGGAAGCTTGGGATAAACACCTACTTGAAAGCGTCTCCGAAAAACCAGCCTGCAAGAGTAGATGCTCGAAAGCCATAACAGGATTTGTGACGGTAATTGGCTATGAACTGAGGGATGGGCAGGGTTGATTCTTTccaaaaataaaaaaaaatagtATAAAAACATCAGTTTTGAGCGACTTGGGACTTTTGACGGGCCAGACATTTACCTATTGTAAGAGCGATGAAACCCAAACTACCAAATCATGAGCAACTTCCTTGGGCCCTTTTCTTTGTATAGCTTCACACTCACGCATCAATATACCACGGCCATCTTCCAAGGCCAACCTGTGCTATCCCGAGAACAACAATAAGTCCAGCCAGGAACTCGAGGTACGACCCGTAACCCGCCCACTGCCAAAAGTCAAACggtctccttccttctttgagTCCTTGTATAACCGATTTGAAAAAACCTCTCCGAACAGGAACATCGGGTGgctgggatgaagatggtcCGGAATACTCGTAATCTGCAGTGTGCGCAGGATCCGCAGAGGGCGGTTCTGTAGGTTGTCGAGGTAGAGAAAAGTACGTTTCTTCCGGTGAACCCCGGGAGTAATGGAGGCATATagcaaggaggagaagtTGCGAGACTATCAATAAGATAGATTGAACCAGTAATGCTAGCCATAAACATAGTCAGCTGTAGTACTACGATATAACCCTGGAGCGTAGCTTACGAATTTCGAAATGCTCTCCTAGCCAAAAGAATATACGGATTATGTTGGCGATGATTATAACACCGCAGACGTCTGATCGCATCAATTTTTGTACAGCCAGGTTACCTGCCAGCTTCTTTGACAGCTTGAATCTACGTCTACATACCTTGAGAGAACCCTGAAGAGTCTCTAAATAGCACCCTCATGGATCAGCTGCACACTTGGGACCGTACACCCCGTCGATATTGGTGGAAGGGCTATAAAGAGACTTACTTCTTTTTTATAATACTGATAGCCTGGGAACGAATAGTCAGTCACATATTGCCATTCAATCCGCATCTGAAACATACTTGGTCAACATATATTAGGGGCGGTCTATGAAACTTGGTCAGTTAGTGGTATCGAGCGCTAAGGGGGGCGCTATTCTCGGTGATTATACGCACCCTACTGCCATGCCTATAGCCGCGAGGGTGGAAATGATCGCCATCGAGGCAGTGCGCGCAGACTACGCCGTTGAGATGGATGGTTTATAATAATAGTACCATGTACCTTTTGATAACCTGACGTTCGTTGGATACTCGTTTTCGGCGGTGGAGGCTGGCGGTGGAGAACAAAGTTCCGCGCGTCCACGCGTCGATTCTTCCGGCTGGACCtgtttccctttctttgtTCATCGGTGTACTTGAACATTGTTATTATATTCATTGGCATTAGGCATAAGCTGCACTGCTTaccacctttttttcagcTCGCAATTCGCACCCCTAACCAAGACGTAATTAAGCCATACAAGGTGATTTTTTAAATATGATACATGCACCATGATGGAACGAACAATCCGCTTGCTCACATCACCTTCTCAACGCCTACCATCATCTGCCTAATCTtgccatctccctctccagTCTGTCCCTCTTAGCCTTCAACTGCATtactttcttcctctgtaATATACTAAGGTCCTTCATGTTAAGATCTGAAATCTTGGAACTGGTATCATCGGACGTATTTGAGACAGCTTTAGTCGACCTGCCAGAAGAGACAGTACGCATCGTGCTTGCGCTAGCAGACAGACGTGCGGATTCAAGAATCCTCAGCTACAATCAAGAGCGATCAGTCCCTTACAGCGCGGCGCATATTACTTCCAAGTATACGCACTCTTTCTTCAAGATTGCCCACTTTGGTCTTTTCAGAATCTACCATGCTATCGGTTTTCGCTATCAGATGATCGATCTGAGGTGCCAAGGATTGTGAAAGTGCTGCTTTATGGGCAGCAATGGTAGGCTCTGGAAGAACCAAAAAGTGCTAATTCCATCATCGTCTTTAACATGGCATAACACGGGTCCGACGCTGGAGGGCAACTCACATGTTTGTGCTTGAATATCTTTGTCAACCTAGGCAGATCTCTGACTCCAGGTTCAAATCTGTCCAGGCCAGTCTGTAAAGATCTTGAACAAGCTTCCGTAGCCTGAACGCAGTCTTCTAGGGCATTGAGGTAATcagaggagggaggagtaGGATATACCGATTCGCGAGGAAGATGCCTTGAAGTGGATGCGAAAGCCATGGTAACAGCGCGAATGAGGAACGCAAGCCGAAGAACGGAGGGGAATCAAATACGGGTACTATCCACAAAATGAAAGGAATTTGATTGGGGATCCTTGAGTTTTGCGAGGGTCAGACGATATTGATACAGCTGAAAGTTGTTGAATTCGGTGGTTGTCACAGTAGTCATGTTCGTTGCCATTCATGCATTTGTTTACGCCGCACGCCGCGCGTGTCACCCAGCTTCTCCGTTCTTCGCGTTTGTTAATAATCTTATTTATTAAATGATTCCTACATACTGCGTATTACGTCGCATTCAAGCGCATCCTAAAGTCAGCCACTATCTGCTGCACCATCTACTGGGTAATGGTTTATTTTTCGGAGCAGCCCCGTTGCGATTTCACCTATTAACATGTTACAACAAGTCATACAGTATCAATATCCCTTCTATTCAACAGGGGCTGTATCTAATCTTATATCCAATGCCTCCACTTTATTAAGTAGCCTCTTCAATTCTTCGGATCTTGCCCCAAGAGCTGCTTTCAACGGCTTGATCTGTTTAGGCGCCAACGTCGACGCAGCCGCGCTTTCCTTTTGGTGGGCCTTTGAGACTACGGGTAAAAGTGAGGCAAGCTGGTTTCGAAGCTGCGCAGCGTTAGAAATCTTGACAAAGGCTGAAAATGAGAAATTACGCGACTAACCGATTGAACTTTGTCTGTTAAAGCCTCCTTTGCTTCCCCTGAGTCTCCATTGAgtttcatctccatctcttgcaATTCCTTGAACCATTTTCTCTCCCCATCGCCTACATGCGGCTTGTACTCCAAGGCCATATCGCCCAGCATCTTCTCTACCCTCTTCTGTATgccttcttgccttcttATCAGTGACTCTATTCGGCCAAGGGTCTCGCTTTTTTGTAGACTTGCAACTTCCTGACGACATTCTGCCATCAAACGGGCATGACGCTGAAGTTCTTCGACTTGAAGATCAAGGCGGTTCTCCACCGCTTGGGAAGCAGTCCGTATACGCTGAGCTTGAGCATGAACATGAGACGAAACGTCTTGAAGGGCCGAAAGATGATCACTGTTAATAACAGTCAGGGGCATGTTATAATCCGGAATTTGCCGACGCGAGGCTTTGGTGCCAGTCTTGACTGACGAGACAAGACTGTCCACTTCAAAGGCATTGTCAAGTAGTGATTGTGTGTCCTTTAGTTCAGTTCGAAAGCCGCTTGCAGCACGAGCTGAACTAGGTAAAAGTGCCAATCGATCGCCGAAACGAATGTCGAGCTCCATGTAGGCAACCTGACCAGTGGAGGCGAGAACGACAATACCGTAACCAAATGTGATATTACAAAAGCCGAACATGCCGACAATCGGCGTATTCGGCACACTACAAACCGTCAGTCAACAATCTGTCACACGTTTTACAGCTATACCCACCTGTTAGACTCGACGAGTCTCGATACCTGAGGGACGGGGAGTTCGCCTTCATTACCGTCCCCGTCCAGtccatcaacaacagccCTGACATTGATAGCGTCCACTCCAAAAGCATGTGAAACATAGAAAACGTCATTATACAGTGGATCACGGGCCAATACGGGCGCATTGGAGGAAATGATGAAGGGGTCATTATTGGGAAATGAGAGAAGTATGGAGTCTGTGATGTGTATCACTGGAGCCGGGGGGGTGGGATCCTGTGTGGCTGTCAAAATTCATGATGAATAAAAAGTCGGAAGAACTTACTCTAGAACTGATCCACCGTGCCTCGGGTGCATCCAGTTCCAGGCCGATATCAACCCGACCGCCAGACCACGCGATGGCAATGACAGTTTGCCCCTCCGTTCCCTTTGACCCGCCAGCGTCCATTTCATTCGCATCGACCTGCACGATAAGCAAATCTGTGGCCATCTGCTCCTCGTCTAAATCTTCGTCGACATTTCCCACATCTTGAGGTCCAGGAGAAAACACCACTGGCCCCTGTCTGAGCAACGTACGATGAGCACCAGGGGCAGGACCACCTGACTCTGTGAGGTGAGGTGGGTGGACTCTGACAAAACCATTGCGTGGTAAGCCCAACGATGAAGATCTATTTTCTACAGGAGAACTATGGATCTTCGTGGATTTCCCCAAAATGCTAGCCCTCATGGGCATGTTTTGCGTAGTTCCGcccccttcttcgacttgcttcttgctctGCATTTCTTCCGTTTGTCGCACTTGCTTTACGAGATGATCCACCCACTCTGCTTGCAAGACCGCCTTTCCAAGTCCTGAGGTCCCTGCACCAAAAACATCACGGGCTTGATTTTGGACTGTTGCTAGCCTGATATCCGCGAATGTTTTGAGTTGCCGGAGATACTGGGCCGGCATTTCTGTTCGGAGTGGAAGAATTGGACCAAGTACATGTATATCACCGCTCGCCAGCAGACAATACACCATAAGAGGTGAAAATCCAATCATAGAGGAGCCAAATGCAAACGAAGAGGCGTAACGTGAAAGAGGGTCAACGGCAGTGAATTTTGGAACTGAGCGGGTGCGTTCCGGGATGAAATCGAAAGTCTGTACGCAATCATGTGGTTGTAAGACATCATATTCGCTGTAGCAAATTAGCCAAGCAGATTCCCAAAAGTGATGCTATTCACTTACCGCAGCTTGCCGCCGGCCGTCAACACCCAAAGCGAGTTCCCATTCTCACCCCAAGGGTGCCACTGTACTTGGGTTATCGCATCATTAGAGGACCGCGAAAACAAGAAGTCATCGATGGGTATTGACCTAATTATATGTTAGTCAATTTCACATTGTTTGGTTTTGGTGACGCACTCCACTTCCgcttgcccttcttccaattTGCCAGAATGTGTGGGTTTTGGGAGCACCAGTACGACGATCTGATGATGTCCCACTACTGCTAACAATCTCCCGGTCGGGTTAACTACGATGTGATGGATCGCAAATGTTAAATGTGCAGATTTGAGTGTCTAGATGTTGAAGGTCAGCTGAGACTCAAAAATTAGATTATACAAAGATGACCACCTACCCTGTAGGATCCGACAAGtccatcctcaaccttccaaCTTCCATCGCTTGCATTGAGGCTCATCATCCTTACTTCACTGCCCATTGCAACAATCAAATCCTTGTCGCGCAATACCATCCTGCCCTGTTTCTGGCTCATAGGCTCGTCAGCCGAGGGCCGGTCAAGAAGCTCCCATTCGTCTTCAGGTGGGGATGAGGTTGAGATAGGGGGGTTGAAGATGGAATGCGATCTGAGGGTGGCTAAGGAAAGCGGAATGGTGTGCGACATGGCTTTGTTTGAGTATAGGGTGAGAGAACGGAGTAATACACAATAATAGTGGATTGAATGTCATGAGCCATGAACGAACCCCAGGCCCGCCAACAACGACGGGCAACCAACAAGCGACAATTTCAGACTGATCGGGCGGAATCAAAAACACTTTGGTACTTATTTACTCTACAAAATCAAAATATATATGCAGTATTCTTTGATGGTATATTAAATCGACGGACAGCAGTGACAGAATAATGTATTTGATGGATGAAATTTTACAGGCAAATGTACAGGAAAACAGCAAGTGTAGGATTCAACACAATGTCTAACCAAACTGTCGCACAGCGTTTATCAACAACGGCAGAGCGAGCTTATTCCATTTTCCGCCATCGCAACAATTCTGTTAGCAGCAGCTCAGGCTGGCAATCCTGCAATGATCATCACGCTACATACAAGTGCCGAGCTTGAAAAAACAAGTGACTCTTGAGACATCGTATCCTACTTGCATTGTAGAGTCTTCTCTCCCCTTTATTCCGCGAGTTCAAAAGATGTTCTTCAACAGCAATGATACCCCGTTCCTGAAAACGCTGTAACCACTAAGGACTTGCTCGCTCTGTCCCTGACCGTTACCTTCATCTGCTTCTCCGACTTTGGTATACAGATCGATAGGAATGTGTCCAATATAATGAGTGCTAATCCGATTCAGTCAACAGAGACACTCCAATGAAGGTAATTGAAACTCACTCCCCGAATCCTCCAACATAGTAAATGTCGTCCGCATCTAGTTTGGCCCATACAGATGAATGAGGAGAATTTGATGCCCCTGGAAGCCAATATTTGGCGTCAGGGTGGTAACTGAGGTAGCATTTCTCTAGCTccgccttctcttctttggaGATATCTGGAAGGAAAGTCATATTCTGCGCAGGGTTCGCATCACTTAGTGCCTTATAATCAAAGCCCAGTTTGCTCAGACTCACTCCAATGAAAGCCACTCGAGATAAACTCATGGGGGACCACTCATCCTTATGCGGCATCGCCACAGAGTAACTAGCGTAATGAGAGCTTGAAGCCATGATATTGTGAGTAGAGAGCGAAATAGGGAGCAGGAGAAATGTGAGTGATGGCGGCGGATGACATGGAGCATGGTACTATTTAAGGGTGTAAACTGCGGTCGTTCGTGTGTAGTGTAATAGTTTCCTTACCTCCATCATAGCAAAGGGTCGTCCTGAGCAAGACATGTCAGTTTGAACCTTTCCATAATCGTGAATTTCTAACTTACCACCGTTATCAGTTCCATTGGGAAAGACGCTGGACATAGTTCCCACAGTAACATCTTCGATGAGCTTCTTTGTGTTGACGGCTGCAAATGTGGTGAGCTTCCCTTTGTTGGATATACGTTGGTGTCCCACTCCTTCGAGCTATAAGGACATTTGAAATACGCTACTCacctgcttcttcaaggGTTTCTCGATGAGCCTGAGGTACTGTGAGACTGTAACCGCAAGTAATGGTGAGCGCTAGGTGCGCCAAGGTGCCGAGCAGCATCATGTACAATCTATAGTTGTTCTTCGCAAGGTAGTGCGGGAAGTCAAAATAAGAATGCTGGTAACAGTCTAATATAACTGAAGGAGGCATGCATCCGTCGTCGGCCGGACCAGATGCATGCAATATATAGATATGTGATGTTTGCTTGCTTAAGGTTCTTGGCCCGATTTGCTATTACCTATAGACAGTAATTCCGTCGTTGCCATCGGCCGGCGCGCAGGAGCCAAGCAGGGCATAAAAGCCGAGTAGatcaacctcctccactttcaCTTTCAATTGTACAACGTGGAGGCCGGAAAACAGAGCAAGAGTTGTCAGGAACAACGGCGATCCCCGTCGGTGCCGCCACGCGACGACGATCCATCGCATCATTCATTATTTTTATCATCGAGCGGTAGATTACATAATACAAAAACATTTACAACATAGAAATCCACGTCAGCCATTCTGCCACAAACAAACATGAACAAACTCCGTGAAACTCCGGAGGTAATATGGATTTGTTTCCGTCTTTTCGATATGGTCTCTGTAGGTCGCTGGATTTCTGCCTAGCTTCAAGTCTTCtctcgtctttcttctccatccatcaaaCTTAAAAAGGAGGATTTTGCCCAGCATGGTGAGTTTGACACACCGACAGGCCAGACGGTCTGGACAGCACGGAGAAAGGCAcagagagagagaaaagagtcaagaagatgggcGGAAAGGGACATGCGGAGTGAATAGGGATCGCTGGGATGGTGCTGGGTCTACCGGGATGCTGTCCGGCTCGTCAGGCGTCGTCAGATATTTTGTGCTGTCTGTCTGGCTTCATTGGAGATGCTAATTACCGCCCGATTTACAGGACCCCGAAGGCCCCGTCACCCTCCGAACTTCCAAGTTCATCACCAACCGTCTCCTCAACCGACGACAGTTTGTCCTCACTGTCTTCCACCCCACTCGCCCCAACGTCTCTCGTTCTGAGCTCTCTGAGAAGCTTGGTGCCCTTTACAAGACCGACAAGGAGCGTGTCGTCGTCTTCGGTCTCAAGACCAAGTTCGGTGGCGGCTCATCTACCGGTTTCGGTTTGATctacgatgatgaggactcTCAGAAGAAGTTTGAG
The genomic region above belongs to Cryptococcus neoformans var. neoformans JEC21 chromosome 4 sequence and contains:
- a CDS encoding ubiquinol-cytochrome-c reductase, putative, with amino-acid sequence MLLGQHYSQPPPIAPSTMPSIAKMVFGNGPLGPSFAPWIRQYPGVQKYWARWSELYRHAAGYRQKGYLLDDLVIEENKAVQKALSRLPERVAYDRVWRHRQGIMMSMHHTDLPRNKWTPPEKDEQYLTPYINQVLAEEQERADWDHSVVERIKKRQAGRQNPFERV
- a CDS encoding expressed protein, coding for MSHTIPLSLATLRSHSIFNPPISTSSPPEDEWELLDRPSADEPMSQKQGRMVLRDKDLIVAMGSEVRMMSLNASDGSWKVEDGLVGSYRTLKSAHLTFAIHHIVVNPTGRLLAVVGHHQIVVLVLPKPTHSGKLEEGQAEVESIPIDDFLFSRSSNDAITQVQWHPWGENGNSLWVLTAGGKLREYDVLQPHDCVQTFDFIPERTRSVPKFTAVDPLSRYASSFAFGSSMIGFSPLMVYCLLASGDIHVLGPILPLRTEMPAQYLRQLKTFADIRLATVQNQARDVFGAGTSGLGKAVLQAEWVDHLVKQVRQTEEMQSKKQVEEGGGTTQNMPMRASILGKSTKIHSSPVENRSSSLGLPRNGFVRVHPPHLTESGGPAPGAHRTLLRQGPVVFSPGPQDVGNVDEDLDEEQMATDLLIVQVDANEMDAGGSKGTEGQTVIAIAWSGGRVDIGLELDAPEARWISSRDPTPPAPVIHITDSILLSFPNNDPFIISSNAPVLARDPLYNDVFYVSHAFGVDAINVRAVVDGLDGDGNEGELPVPQVSRLVESNSVPNTPIVGMFGFCNITFGYGIVVLASTGQVAYMELDIRFGDRLALLPSSARAASGFRTELKDTQSLLDNAFEVDSLVSSVKTGTKASRRQIPDYNMPLTVINSDHLSALQDVSSHVHAQAQRIRTASQAVENRLDLQVEELQRHARLMAECRQEVASLQKSETLGRIESLIRRQEGIQKRVEKMLGDMALEYKPHVGDGERKWFKELQEMEMKLNGDSGEAKEALTDKVQSLRNQLASLLPVVSKAHQKESAAASTLAPKQIKPLKAALGARSEELKRLLNKVEALDIRLDTAPVE
- a CDS encoding expressed protein, which gives rise to MPPSVILDCYQHSYFDFPHYLAKNNYRLYMMLLGTLAHLALTITCGYSLTVPQAHRETLEEAAVNTKKLIEDVTVGTMSSVFPNGTDNGGRPFAMMEYHAPCHPPPSLTFLLLPISLSTHNIMASSSHYASYSVAMPHKDEWSPMSLSRVAFIGNMTFLPDISKEEKAELEKCYLSYHPDAKYWLPGASNSPHSSVWAKLDADDIYYVGGFGDTHYIGHIPIDLYTKVGEADEGNGQGQSEQVLSGYSVFRNGVSLLLKNIF
- a CDS encoding structural constituent of ribosome, putative, with amino-acid sequence MDPEGPVTLRTSKFITNRLLNRRQFVLTVFHPTRPNVSRSELSEKLGALYKTDKERVVVFGLKTKFGGGSSTGFGLIYDDEDSQKKFEPKHRLVRSNLAEKVVKPSRKLRKERKNRSKKLRGKARSKAGEPAKKK